The Lysobacter enzymogenes genome window below encodes:
- the pilB gene encoding type IV-A pilus assembly ATPase PilB — MSTATANLVGITGIARRLVMDGALDEVKAREAMAAASAERKPLASYLAENRLATSAQLAAANSIEFGVPLFDPTAMDPNQSASRLISDELVRKHNALPLFKRGNKLFIGLADPTNSRALDEIKFQTNLVIEAILVDEALIKSTLDRWTETNDTLGDAVGDGEGLDTLEVGKDDEGLGAGGDTGIDAKGDDTPVVKFVNKVLVDAIRRGASDIHFEPYETEYRVRLRIDGLLKQVAKVPNKLHSRIAARLKVMAQLDIAEKRVPQDGRIKLNLSKTKQIDFRMSTLPTLFGEKIVLRILDGSAARLGIEKLGYEDDQRDLFVNAVVKPYGMVLVTGPTGSGKTVSLYTALNILNDDQRNISTVEDPVEIRVPGINQVQMNVKRGMTFAAALRSFLRQDPDVIMVGEIRDLETAEIAIKAAQTGHMVLSTLHTNDAPQTIARLMNMGVAPYNITSSVTLVIAQRLARRLHDCKREVHLPEHALLAEGFTHEEIAAGIALFEPVGCPDCTEGYKGRTGIYQVMPMTEEIQAIVLEGGNAMQIAAAATRSGVRDLRRSALVKVLNGVTSLAEINRVTKD, encoded by the coding sequence ATGTCCACCGCTACTGCCAACCTGGTGGGAATCACCGGCATTGCCCGGCGTTTGGTCATGGACGGCGCCCTGGACGAGGTCAAGGCCCGCGAAGCGATGGCCGCGGCCAGCGCCGAGCGCAAGCCGCTGGCCTCATACCTGGCTGAGAACCGCCTGGCGACCTCGGCCCAGCTGGCCGCCGCCAACTCCATCGAATTCGGCGTGCCGCTGTTCGATCCGACCGCGATGGATCCGAACCAGTCGGCCTCGCGCCTGATCAGCGACGAACTGGTGCGCAAGCACAACGCGCTGCCGCTGTTCAAGCGCGGCAACAAGCTGTTCATCGGCCTGGCCGATCCGACCAACAGCCGCGCGCTCGACGAGATCAAGTTCCAGACCAATCTGGTCATCGAAGCGATCCTGGTCGACGAGGCCCTGATCAAGTCGACCCTCGACCGCTGGACCGAAACCAACGACACCCTCGGCGACGCGGTCGGCGACGGCGAAGGCCTGGACACCCTGGAGGTCGGCAAGGACGACGAGGGCCTGGGCGCCGGCGGCGACACCGGCATCGACGCCAAGGGCGACGACACCCCGGTGGTGAAGTTCGTCAACAAGGTGCTGGTCGACGCGATCCGCCGCGGCGCCTCGGACATCCACTTCGAGCCCTACGAAACCGAATACCGGGTGCGCCTGCGCATCGACGGCCTGCTCAAGCAGGTCGCCAAGGTCCCGAACAAGCTGCATTCGCGCATCGCCGCGCGCCTGAAGGTCATGGCGCAGCTGGACATCGCCGAGAAGCGCGTGCCGCAGGACGGGCGCATCAAGCTCAACCTGTCCAAGACCAAGCAGATCGACTTCCGCATGAGCACCTTGCCGACCCTGTTCGGCGAGAAGATCGTGCTGCGTATCCTCGACGGCTCGGCCGCGCGCCTGGGCATCGAAAAGCTCGGCTACGAGGACGACCAGCGCGACCTGTTCGTCAACGCGGTGGTCAAGCCTTACGGCATGGTCCTGGTGACCGGCCCGACCGGCTCGGGCAAGACGGTGTCGCTGTACACCGCGCTGAACATCCTCAACGACGACCAGCGCAACATCTCCACGGTCGAGGACCCGGTCGAAATCCGCGTGCCGGGCATCAACCAGGTGCAGATGAACGTCAAGCGCGGCATGACCTTCGCCGCCGCGCTGCGCAGCTTCCTGCGCCAGGATCCGGACGTGATCATGGTCGGCGAAATCCGCGACCTCGAGACCGCCGAAATCGCCATCAAGGCCGCGCAGACCGGCCATATGGTGCTGTCGACCCTGCACACCAACGACGCCCCGCAGACCATCGCGCGCCTCATGAACATGGGCGTGGCGCCGTACAACATCACCTCCTCGGTGACCCTGGTGATCGCCCAGCGCCTGGCCCGGCGCCTGCACGACTGCAAGCGCGAGGTCCACCTGCCGGAACACGCGCTGCTGGCCGAAGGCTTCACCCACGAAGAAATCGCCGCCGGCATCGCCCTCTTTGAACCGGTCGGCTGCCCCGACTGCACCGAGGGCTACAAGGGCCGTACCGGCATCTACCAGGTCATGCCGATGACCGAAGAAATCCAGGCGATCGTGCTCGAAGGCGGCAACGCGATGCAGATCGCCGCCGCCGCCACCCGGTCCGGCGTGCGCGACCTGCGCCGCTCGGCCCTGGTCAAGGTGCTCAACGGCGTCACCAGCCTGGCCGAAATCAACCGCGTAACCAAGGACTAA
- a CDS encoding type II secretion system F family protein, whose protein sequence is MSASRSATRTATKTAPQVRRENPLEVFVWQGTDKRGIKMKGEQAAKNANLLRAELRRQGITPNVVKPKGKPLFGASGKRITPGDIAIFSRQIATMMKSGVPIVTSLEIIGEGHKNPRMKKLLNAIRADLESGLSLYEAMSKHPVQFDELYRNLVKAGESAGVLETVLDTVATYKENIETLKGKIKKALFYPATVVAVAILVSAILLIFVVPQFQATFKSFGADLPAFTLMVIGMSDFMIQWWWAILFLVIGAAVAFIMAKNRSPAFAHFLDRVMLKIPVVGQILHNAAIARFARTLAVTFRAGVPLVEALDTVAGATGNVVYEKAVNRIRDDVSVGYQVNMAMKQVNLFPHMVVQMTAIGEEAGALDTMLVKVAEFYEQEVNNAVDALSSLLEPLIMIILGVIVGGMVVAMYLPIFKLAATI, encoded by the coding sequence ATGTCCGCGTCCCGATCCGCCACTCGCACCGCCACCAAGACCGCCCCCCAGGTCCGCCGCGAAAATCCGCTGGAAGTCTTCGTCTGGCAGGGCACCGACAAGCGCGGCATCAAGATGAAGGGCGAGCAGGCGGCGAAGAACGCCAACCTGCTGCGCGCCGAACTGCGCCGCCAGGGCATCACCCCGAACGTGGTCAAGCCCAAGGGCAAGCCGCTGTTCGGCGCCTCCGGCAAGCGCATCACCCCAGGCGACATCGCCATCTTCAGCCGCCAGATCGCCACGATGATGAAGTCCGGCGTGCCGATCGTGACCTCGCTGGAGATCATCGGCGAGGGCCACAAGAACCCGCGCATGAAGAAGCTGCTCAACGCGATCCGCGCCGACCTGGAAAGCGGTCTGTCGCTGTATGAGGCGATGAGCAAGCACCCGGTCCAGTTCGACGAGCTCTACCGCAACCTGGTCAAGGCCGGCGAATCCGCCGGCGTGCTCGAGACCGTGCTCGACACGGTCGCGACGTACAAGGAAAACATCGAAACCCTGAAGGGCAAGATCAAGAAGGCGCTGTTCTACCCGGCCACGGTCGTCGCGGTCGCGATCCTGGTCAGCGCGATCCTGCTGATCTTCGTGGTGCCGCAGTTCCAGGCCACGTTCAAGAGCTTCGGCGCCGACCTGCCGGCCTTCACCTTGATGGTGATCGGCATGAGCGACTTCATGATCCAGTGGTGGTGGGCGATCCTGTTCCTGGTGATCGGCGCGGCGGTCGCCTTCATCATGGCCAAGAACCGCTCGCCGGCGTTCGCCCATTTCCTCGATCGGGTCATGCTGAAGATCCCGGTCGTCGGCCAGATCCTGCACAACGCCGCGATCGCGCGCTTCGCCCGCACCCTGGCGGTGACCTTCCGCGCCGGCGTGCCGCTGGTGGAAGCGCTCGACACCGTCGCCGGCGCGACCGGCAACGTGGTCTACGAGAAGGCGGTCAACCGCATCCGCGACGACGTCTCGGTCGGCTACCAGGTCAACATGGCGATGAAGCAGGTCAACCTGTTCCCGCACATGGTCGTGCAGATGACCGCGATCGGCGAAGAAGCCGGCGCGCTCGACACCATGCTGGTCAAGGTCGCCGAGTTCTACGAGCAGGAGGTCAACAACGCCGTCGATGCGCTGTCGAGCCTGCTGGAACCGCTGATCATGATCATCCTCGGCGTCATCGTCGGCGGCATGGTGGTGGCGATGTATCTGCCGATCTTCAAGCTGGCGGCGACGATCTGA
- a CDS encoding prepilin peptidase, producing the protein MAFLDQNPGLGYPLAAGFGLLLGSFYNVVILRLPKRLEWQWKKDAREVLELPEVYDPPPPGIVVERSHCPHCKHQLSWFENIPLFSYLALRGRCRYCKTPISMQYPAVELLTMLLMLACVARFGFGWQGFGAMVLTSFLIILSGIDLRTQYLPDSLTLPLMWLGIVAASDNLYFPVKPAVLGAIAGFGSLWLVNWIYKQYQVVVKHVKDPREGMGGGDFKLLAAIGAWVGLKGVLPVILMSSLVGAVIGSIWLAIKGRDMGIPIPFGPYLAIAGWIVFFWGENLLQAYLSFSGLR; encoded by the coding sequence ATGGCATTCCTAGATCAGAATCCCGGCCTCGGGTATCCGCTCGCGGCCGGTTTCGGGCTGCTGCTCGGCAGTTTCTACAACGTCGTCATCCTGCGCCTGCCGAAGCGGCTGGAATGGCAGTGGAAGAAGGACGCGCGCGAGGTCCTCGAACTGCCGGAGGTCTACGACCCGCCGCCGCCCGGAATCGTGGTCGAGCGCTCGCACTGCCCGCACTGCAAGCATCAGCTGTCGTGGTTCGAGAACATTCCGCTGTTCAGCTACCTCGCGCTGCGCGGGCGCTGCCGTTACTGCAAGACCCCGATCTCGATGCAGTACCCGGCGGTCGAGCTGCTGACCATGCTGCTGATGCTGGCCTGCGTGGCCCGCTTCGGTTTCGGCTGGCAGGGCTTCGGCGCGATGGTGCTCACCAGTTTCCTGATCATCCTGTCGGGCATCGACCTGCGCACGCAGTACCTGCCCGATAGCCTGACCTTGCCGCTGATGTGGCTCGGCATCGTCGCCGCCAGCGACAACCTGTACTTCCCCGTCAAACCGGCCGTGCTCGGCGCGATCGCCGGCTTCGGCAGCCTGTGGCTGGTCAACTGGATCTACAAGCAGTACCAGGTGGTCGTCAAACACGTCAAAGACCCGCGCGAAGGCATGGGCGGCGGCGACTTCAAGCTGCTCGCGGCGATCGGCGCCTGGGTCGGGCTCAAGGGCGTGCTGCCGGTGATCCTGATGTCGTCGCTGGTCGGCGCGGTGATCGGCTCGATCTGGCTGGCGATCAAGGGCCGCGACATGGGCATCCCGATCCCGTTCGGGCCGTACCTGGCCATCGCCGGCTGGATCGTGTTCTTCTGGGGCGAAAACCTGCTGCAGGCCTACCTGTCCTTCTCCGGACTGCGTTGA
- the coaE gene encoding dephospho-CoA kinase (Dephospho-CoA kinase (CoaE) performs the final step in coenzyme A biosynthesis.) — protein sequence MAGFCVGVTGGVASGKSEVTRRFEALGIVVADADLAARAAVAPGSEGLAEVAAAFGPQVLAADGGMDRAAMRRLVFADEAARKRLEAIVHPRVRAMLQAQCEQAPGAYAIAAIPLLAEGGRDAYPWLHRVLVVDVPTAVQQARVMQRDRIDAELAARMIAAQATREARLAVADDIVVNDGPLEALQAQVEALDRRYRAMADAAA from the coding sequence ATGGCCGGGTTCTGCGTCGGCGTCACCGGCGGCGTGGCTTCGGGCAAGAGCGAGGTCACCCGGCGCTTCGAAGCGCTGGGCATCGTCGTCGCCGACGCCGATCTGGCCGCGCGCGCCGCGGTCGCGCCGGGCAGCGAAGGCCTGGCCGAAGTCGCGGCCGCGTTCGGGCCGCAGGTGCTCGCCGCCGACGGCGGCATGGACCGCGCCGCGATGCGGCGCCTGGTGTTCGCCGACGAGGCCGCGCGCAAGCGGCTGGAAGCCATCGTCCACCCGCGCGTGCGGGCGATGCTGCAGGCGCAGTGCGAGCAGGCGCCCGGCGCCTACGCGATCGCCGCGATCCCGCTGCTGGCCGAAGGCGGCCGCGATGCGTATCCCTGGCTGCATCGGGTGCTGGTGGTGGACGTGCCGACGGCGGTGCAGCAGGCGCGGGTGATGCAGCGCGACCGCATCGACGCCGAACTGGCCGCGCGCATGATCGCCGCGCAGGCGACGCGCGAGGCGCGGCTGGCGGTGGCCGACGACATCGTGGTCAACGACGGGCCGCTGGAGGCGCTGCAGGCGCAGGTCGAAGCGCTGGATCGGCGTTATCGGGCGATGGCCGACGCCGCGGCCTGA
- a CDS encoding Nudix family hydrolase, which produces MGDAADADPEPPSAVAAPVAESPIPNRPSRVVEVVAGVIRDARGRVLLTRRTEGRDLAGLWEFPGGKREPGETPEAALSRELHEELGIDSEIGAELIRVPQRYPDKRLVLDVREVRAWRGSARGREGQALVWVPPHKLASYAMPPADRPVVAALEQPDRYLVTPEPGADDEAWLAALAAALAAGVKRVQLRAPALSAADPARWRRLAAAAAKRCRTAKAELLINADLALARELGVGAHLRAAQLRDAAAVGERPLPAELPLAASCHDAGELRAAQALGCDFAVVGSIKPTPSHPSVLGIGWEAFAALRESASLPIYAIGGLGVEDLADARRHGAQGVAAIRSLWPA; this is translated from the coding sequence ATGGGCGACGCCGCCGATGCCGATCCCGAGCCGCCCTCGGCGGTCGCGGCGCCCGTCGCCGAATCCCCAATCCCCAATCGCCCATCCCGGGTCGTGGAAGTCGTCGCCGGCGTCATCCGCGACGCGCGCGGCCGGGTCCTGCTGACCCGCCGCACCGAAGGCCGCGATCTGGCCGGTCTGTGGGAATTCCCGGGCGGCAAGCGCGAGCCGGGCGAGACGCCCGAGGCGGCGTTGAGCCGCGAACTGCACGAGGAGCTCGGCATCGACAGCGAGATCGGCGCCGAGCTGATCCGGGTGCCGCAGCGTTATCCCGACAAGCGTCTGGTGCTCGACGTGCGCGAGGTGCGCGCGTGGCGCGGCAGTGCGCGCGGGCGCGAGGGCCAGGCCCTGGTCTGGGTGCCGCCGCACAAGCTGGCCAGCTACGCCATGCCGCCGGCCGACCGGCCGGTGGTGGCGGCGCTGGAGCAGCCCGACCGTTATCTGGTGACGCCCGAACCCGGCGCCGACGACGAGGCCTGGCTGGCGGCGCTGGCGGCCGCGCTGGCCGCCGGCGTCAAGCGCGTGCAGCTGCGCGCGCCGGCGTTGAGCGCGGCCGATCCCGCGCGCTGGCGCCGGCTCGCCGCGGCCGCGGCCAAGCGTTGCCGTACGGCCAAGGCCGAACTGCTGATCAATGCGGACCTCGCGCTGGCGCGCGAGCTCGGCGTGGGCGCGCACCTGCGCGCGGCGCAACTGCGCGACGCGGCCGCCGTAGGCGAGCGCCCGCTGCCGGCCGAACTGCCGCTGGCGGCGTCCTGCCACGACGCCGGCGAGCTGCGCGCGGCGCAGGCCCTGGGCTGCGATTTCGCCGTGGTCGGCTCGATCAAGCCGACGCCGAGCCACCCCAGCGTGCTCGGCATCGGCTGGGAGGCGTTCGCGGCCTTGCGCGAATCGGCGTCGCTGCCGATCTACGCCATCGGCGGGCTCGGGGTCGAGGATCTGGCCGATGCGCGCCGGCACGGGGCGCAGGGCGTGGCGGCGATCCGGAGTCTGTGGCCGGCGTAA